The Drosophila nasuta strain 15112-1781.00 chromosome 2L, ASM2355853v1, whole genome shotgun sequence genome window below encodes:
- the LOC132798382 gene encoding electroneutral sodium bicarbonate exchanger 1 isoform X15: MGAIGVTTWFHAGASPSHISAGQQGSQPSTQQVQKDMVKSPSSQSMARQTSGTELAEQQHKGNTHFMRKIPPGAEASNILVGEVDFLERQLSCFIRLSQAAVMGDLTEVPVPTRFIFILLGPPGSQSNFHEIGRAMATLMSDEIFHEVAYRARKRDHLLAGVDEFLDAVTVLPPGEWDPTIRIEPPAAIPSQEVRKRPPELPKEEIDEEEEEQRLREESGLSRTGRLFGGLINDFKRKIPWYISDYKDALSMQCVASWIFLYFACLSPIITFGGLLSEATGKNMAAMESLVSGFVCGMGYGFFSGQPLTILGSTGPVLVFESIVYEFSMAQGWDYMTFRFWIGMWVAVICVVLVAIDASALVCYITRFTEENFATLIAVIFVYKAIENVVVIGKTFPVNQGIYDCICTPPLQSNASVLEFAKYKWDSCESYNGTLVGHDCGTPPTENVFLMSVVLCTGTFILSTILKEFKNALFFPSIVRQYISDFSVLIAIFAMTFFDYSLGVPTQKLEVPHELKPTLSTRGWLIPPFTEKNPWWSPIIAVFPAMLGTILIFMDQQITAVIVNRKENKLKKGCGYHLDLFVLSGLIAICSMMGLPWFVAATVLSINHVNSLKLESECSAPGEKPQFLGVREQRVTHIMIFLTIGGSVLLTPLLGNIPMPVLFGVFLYMGVASLKGLQFFDRILIMFMPAKYQPDYMFLRQVPIKRVHLFTIIQLACLIILWLIKSFPQTSILFPLMLVVMIGIRKSLDFVFTRRELKILDDIMPEMTKRAAADDLHQLDAEDNHHQPASYNNGGNSGGGSGATTIHIPLSGNKLSNNGNVPAAATPPLDVNRTAVWQQINKDGTSEQLIIPVTVKVRQINGNHSSTNAALSPRLSPMHEADEYIETNNKMTAAVPTMPTTTPTNLANNCKEASGKLDAAAVNTQNPANITPV, from the exons ATGGGCGCTATTGGCGTTACCACCTGGTTCCATGCGGGCGCCTCGCCCTCGCATATTTCAGCTGGCCAGCAAGGATCGCAGCCATCGACGCAGCAAGTGCAAA AGGATATGGTGAAGAGTCCCAGCAGTCAATCGATGGCCAGACAAACAAGCGGCACCGAACTTGCCGAGCAACAACACAAAGGCAACACGCACTTTATGCGCAAGATTCCCCCAGGCGCTGAGGCGAGCAACATTTTGGTGGGAGAGGTCGACTTTCTGGAGCGTCAACTCTCCTGTTTCATACGCCTGAGTCAGGCAGCAGTAATGGGTGATCTTACAGAGGTGCCAGTGCCAACAAG ATTCATCTTCATCTTGCTGGGTCCGCCTGGCAGTCAGAGCAATTTCCATGAGATTGGACGCGCCATGGCCACCTTGATGTCCGATGAGATCTTCCATGAGGTCGCCTATCGTGCACGCAAGCGTGATCATCTGCTCGCCGGCGTGGATGAGTTCTTGGATGCGGTCACAGTATTACCCCCAGGCGAATGGGATCCCACCATACGTATTGAGCCACCCGCTGCGATTCCCTCGCAAGAGGTACGCAAGCGTCCGCCAGAATTGCCCAAGGAGGAGAtcgacgaggaggaggaggagcagcgACTGCGCGAAGAGTCGGGTTTGTCACGTACTGGACGTCTCTTTGGTGGCCTCATCAATGATTTTAAACGCAAGATTCCATGGTATATAAGTGATTACAAGGATGCACTTTCCATGCAATGTGTTGCCTCCTGGATCTTTTTGTATTTCGCTTGCTTGTCGCCCATCATTACCTTTGGTGGTCTCTTGTCGGAGGCGACGGGCAAGAATATGGCAGCAATGGAATCGCTGGTGTCTGGGTTTGTTTGCGGCATGGGTTATGGCTTCTTTTCCGGCCAGCCGTTGACAATTTTGGGTTCCACCGGTCCAGTTCTGGTCTTTGAGTCCATTGTGTATGAGTTCTCCATGGCACAAGGCTGGGACTATATGACATTCCGGTTCTGGATCGGCATGTGGGTCGCCGTCATTTGTGTCGTGCTGGTCGCAATTGATGCCAGCGCTTTAGTTTGTTATATCACACGCTTCACCGAGGAGAATTTCGCCACATTAATTGCCGTGATCTTTGTGTACAAAGCTATCGAGAATGTTGTTGTCATTGGCAAAACTTTCCCAGTGAATCAGGGGATCTACGATTGCATCTGCACGCCGCCGTTGCAGAGCAATGCGAGCGTCTTGGAGTTTGCCAAATACAAATGGGATTCCTGTGAG TCCTACAATGGCACGCTGGTTGGCCACGATTGCGGCACACCGCCCACCGAGAACGTCTTCCTCATGTCCGTGGTGCTTTGCACCGGCACCTTCATCCTCTCCACAATACTGAAGGAGTTCAAGAACGCTCTGTTCTTCCCCTCGATTGTGCGACAGTATATCAGTGATTTTAGCGTGCTTATTGCCATCTTTGCCATGACCTTCTTTGACTATTCACTGGGTGTGCCCACCCAGAAGCTGGAAGTGCCACACGAATTGAAACCGACGCTTAGCACACGTGGTTGGCTGATACCGCCATTCACCGAGAAGAATCCTTGGTGGTCACCCATCATTGCTGTCTTCCCTGCCATGTTGGGCACCATTCTCATCTTTATGGATCAACAGATTACAGCGGTGATTGTCAATCGTAAGGAAAACAAATTGAAGAAGGGTTGCGGCTATCATTTGGATCTGTTCGTGCTGTCTGGTCTGATAGCCATCTGCAGCATGATGGGACTTCCCTG GTTCGTGGCTGCCACCGTGCTGAGCATTAATCATGTCAATTCATTGAAACTGGAGTCGGAGTGCAGTGCCCCTGGTGAGAAACCACAGTTTTTGGGTGTGCGCGAGCAGCGTGTGACACACATCATGATCTTCCTAACGATTGGTGGTTCCGTGCTGTTGACACCGCTGCTCGGAAACATACCGATGCCAGTCTTGTTTGGTGTCTTCTTGTACATGGGCGTGGCCTCGCTCAAGGGTCTGCAATTCTTCGATCGCATACTGATTATGTTCATGCCAGCGAAATATCAGCCGGACTATATGTTCCTGCGTCAG GTGCCCATCAAGCGCGTGCATCTGTTTACGATCATTCAGTTGGCCTGCTTGATCATTTTGTGGCTGATCAAGAGTTTCCCGCAGACCTCCATTTTGTTCCCCCTGATGTTGGTCGTCATGATTGGCATTCGTAAGTCGCTGGACTTTGTGTTTACGCGACGCGAACTCAAGATTTTGGATGACATTATGCCGGAAATGACGAAACGAGCGGCAGCAGATGATCTGCATCAATTGGACGCTGAG GACAATCATCATCAGCCAGCCAGCTACAACAatggtggcaactctggcgGTGGTTCGGGTGCCACAACCATTCACATACCGTTATCGGGCAACAAGCTgagcaacaatggcaacgtTCCGGCTGCTGCCACGCCGCCTTTGGACGTTAATCGCACTGCGGTCTGGCAGCAGATCAACAAGGATGGAACCTCCGAGCAACTGATCATACCCGTCACTGTCAAAGTTCGTCAAATCAATGGCAATCA TTCCTCGACAAATGCCGCCCTCTCGCCACGCCTATCGCCCATGCACGAGGCCGATGAGTATATCGAAACGAATAACAAGATGACGGCAGCAGTCCCCACGATGCCAACGACAACCCCAACGAATCTGGCCAACAACTGTAAGGAGGCATCTGGGAAATTGGATGCTGCCGCGGTTAACACACAGAACCCAGCCAACATAACGCCAGTTTAA